One Candidatus Limnocylindria bacterium DNA segment encodes these proteins:
- the rpsT gene encoding 30S ribosomal protein S20, which yields MAKKKRSALKRIRQTQRRTTIKTVARSAARSAVKTARSAIEKGGEAVQEAVAEAASMLDRAAKRGAIHKNAARRKRSRVAKRAAKSTKKT from the coding sequence ATGGCGAAGAAGAAGCGCTCCGCTCTCAAGCGCATCCGTCAGACGCAGCGTCGCACCACCATCAAGACCGTGGCGCGCTCGGCCGCGCGCAGCGCGGTGAAGACCGCGCGCTCCGCGATCGAGAAGGGCGGCGAGGCGGTCCAGGAGGCCGTGGCCGAAGCCGCGAGCATGCTCGACCGTGCGGCGAAGCGCGGCGCGATCCACAAGAACGCGGCACGGCGCAAGCGCAGCCGCGTCGCGAAGCGCGCAGCGAAGAGCAC